The following proteins are encoded in a genomic region of Ostrinia nubilalis chromosome 1, ilOstNubi1.1, whole genome shotgun sequence:
- the LOC135079913 gene encoding THAP domain-containing protein 5-like — protein MESRNNKKCVICNKRRSRGGSPLLLSRFPLDSDRCRMWVKNAGLEDLAYIPIEKLHQLKFVCGGHFTPESFNAKGTRLKNSAIPTLELSNPILPDEVLTEFPLHVKDSNKENLKTVLYDHSYCIPKKSNPVERVPLTTTTKQLNSTCLGAVDIPDSGISAKTTFEPLPSTSNAPEHMTYKPITHDDKNICHQDAQAEILVHSYKRPKKNIEMKDTSSTFTIKEKRLWRQLQNAKKNNKEYSEGSCRRTQQKFFKY, from the exons atggagagtagaaacaacaagaagtgcgttatttgtaataagaggcgaagtcgtggtggatcacccttacttttgagtaggtttcctctggattctgaccg ttgtcgaatgtgggttaaaaatgctggcttagaagacttagcatatatacctattgaaaagttacaccaactgaagtttgtttgtggtgggcacttcactcctgaatccttcaatgccaaaggaactcggctgaagaactcagctattccaacactggaattgagcaatcccatcttgccagatgaagttttgacagagtttcctcttcatgtaaaagactccaataaagaaaacctcaagacag ttctttatgatcattcatattgcattccaaagaagtcaaatccagttgaacgag ttccccttacaactacaaccaaacaactaaattcaacatgtttgggagctgtggatataccagattctggtatttctgcgaaaacaacttttgaacctcttccttctacttccaatgcaccagaacatatgacctataaacccattactcatg atgataaaaacatttgccatcaagatgcacaggcagaaatattagtccacagttataaaagacctaagaaaaacattgaaatgaaag acacttcatcaacatttacaattaaagagaagaggctttggcgacagttacaaaatgcaaaaaaaaacaataaggaatatagcgaaggtagttgcagaagaacacaacagaaattttttaaatattaa
- the LOC135074937 gene encoding epidermal retinol dehydrogenase 2-like, which yields MESRVLDNILSLLLNFMFPLKMLLRAYSLCILLIDIAWVVVNAICAVFQSTYELFKPPPLKSVKLETALIIGTGRGVGRELAIQMANLGAIVICVDKNQTNNQDTVDFIKSKGGSAISYLCEITRKDNVDDLAAKIKKELGFVSMLFYCCGIPSPRSLLTKPPQDIHETLDLTLTSYYWLIDQFMPVMKAKNHGHIVALTSVAGLSYIKDQIPLSVAQFAVQGLAESLMEDLRMNKIDGVYVTLIHIYPFIVNNDNTDLRLRIPSYFGTITASQAAESILDSVRRSRAEASVPKRLLGLARLLRVLPRRATALLRDLLDTGVDFA from the exons atg gAATCCCGGGTACTTGACAACATACTGAGTTTGCTCCTAAACTTTATGTTCCCGCTTAAAATGCTGTTGCGTGCCTACTCACTGTGCATCTTGCTGATTGACATAGCGTGGGTGGTGGTCAACGCCATCTGCGCTGTATTCCAATCAACTTATGAGCTTTTCAAACCTCCGCCACTGAAGTCAGTTAAACTGGAGACTGCCCTG ATAATTGGTACCGGAAGAGGAGTGGGCCGTGAGCTTGCGATCCAGATGGCAAACCTAGGCGCAATAGTAATTTGTGTCGACAAAAACCAGACCAACAACCAAGATACTGTTGATTTCATCAAAAGCAAAGGTGGCTCAGCTATCAGCTACCTGTGTGAAATAACTCGGAAAGACAATGTGGACGATTTGGCAGCCAAAATCAAGAAAGAACTGGGATTTGTCAGCATGCTTTTCTATTGTTGCGGAATTCCGAGTCCAAGGTCCTTGTTGACGAAGCCACCTCAAGACATTCATGAGACTTTGGATCTAACACTTACTTCTTATTACTGG CTCATAGATCAATTCATGCCAGTCATGAAAGCTAAAAACCACGGCCACATTGTAGCACTGACATCAGTAGCTGGCCTGAGTTACATTAAAGATCAGATACCACTAAGCGTCGCGCAGTTTGCAGTACAGGGCCTGGCCGAATCTCTAATGGAAGACTTGAGGATGAACAAGATTGATGGAGTTTATGTCACTCTGATTCATATCTACCCATTCATTGTTAACAATGATAACACTGACTTGAGACTGAG AATACCAAGCTACTTCGGCACGATAACGGCGTCACAGGCCGCAGAATCCATCTTGGATAGCGTGCGGCGTTCGCGCGCAGAAGCATCAGTGCCGAAGCGGTTGCTCGGTCTCGCGCGCCTGTTGCGAGTGTTGCCACGCCGCGCCACTGCTTTGCTTCGAGACTTACTTGACACCGGCGTGGACTTCGCGTGA
- the LOC135074951 gene encoding BLOC-1-related complex subunit 8 homolog: protein MAFVYQGDQELEAKAKKAAERISENMHIVANEPSLALFRLQEHVRKALPPMVERRVEVTKLQHELQGRCYDVEYALGAVKSMDGAATSFQNIQDMLKQSIFLKQQLKYEEARRNKKDSSSVYKRLSAHIVLDLPDLSEFSMVRETTNRIENMMAHARGSTAELHRSHTTLH from the exons ATGGCATTTGTGTATCAAGGAGATCAAGAGTTAGAAGCTAAAGCCAAAAAGG CTGCTGAGCGGATATCAGAGAACATGCACATCGTTGCCAATGAGCCTTCTCTGGCGCTATTCAGGCTACAGGAGCACGTTAGGAAGGCCCTTCCGCCGATGGTAGAAAGGCGAGTCGAAGTCACTAAACTACAGCATGAACTGCAAGGCAGGTGTTACGATGTGGAGTACGCACTAGG AGCCGTTAAGTCCATGGATGGTGCTGCAACCAGCTTCCAGAACATCCAAGATATGCTGAAGCAatcaatttttttaaagcaacaGTTAAAGTATGAAGAAGCTAGGAGAAATAAAAAAGATTCCAGTTCAGTTTATAAACGTCTCTCAGCTCATATTGTTCTTGATTTGCCGGACTTGTCCGAGTTCTCTATGGTTAGGGAAACCACTAATAGAATAGAAAATATGATGGCCCATGCAAGGGGCTCCACAGCAGAACTGCATAGGTCTCACACTACATTGCATTAG